In the genome of Calliopsis andreniformis isolate RMS-2024a chromosome 10, iyCalAndr_principal, whole genome shotgun sequence, one region contains:
- the Rfc3 gene encoding replication factor C subunit RfC3, translated as MTAKSGTSTNLPWVEKYRPKELTDLISHEEIIKTINKFIDENQLPHLLFYGPPGTGKTSTILACARKLYTPAQFNSMVLEMNASDDRGIGIVRGQILSFASTGTMYRSGFKLIILDEADAMTNDAQNALRRIIEKYTDNVRFCIICNYLSKIIPALQSRCTKFRFGPLSSEQILPRLETIIKEENLNVTEDGKQALMTLSGGDMRKVLNVLQSTWLAFGAVTEDNVYSCVGHPLPIDVKNIVNWLLNESYELCYGKIQDIKLKKGLALQDILTELHLFVNKIEFPESILIDLVIKLAEIEKRVAIGCSEAVQLNALVSAFQKARDIET; from the exons ATGACAGCAAAATCTGGAACGTCTACGAATTTACCATG GGTCGAGAAATACCGTCCTAAAGAATTAACTGATCTCATCTCTCACGAGGAGATAATAAAGACTA tAAACAAGTTCATTGATGAAAATCAACTTCCTCATCTCCTCTTTTATGGACCACCTGGTACTGGAAAAACTAGTACTATACTTGCTTGTGCTCGTAAATTGTACACTCCAGCACAATTTAATTCAATG GTATTAGAAATGAATGCTTCGGATGATAGAGGTATTGGTATTGTCAGAGGACAAATTCTAAGTTTTGCTAGTACGGGTACTATGTATAGATCTGGCTTCAAGCTGATCATTCTTGATGAAGCAGACGCTATGACAAATGATGCACAGAATGCTCTCAGAAGAA TCATCGAGAAATACACAGATAATGTACGATTTTGTATCATATGTAATTACTTAAGTAAGATTATTCCTGCTCTTCAATCTCGATGCACAAAATTCAGATTTGGTCCACTGTCATCTGAGCAAATTCTGCCAAGGTTGGAGACTATCATCAAAGAAGAGAA TTTGAATGTCACAGAAGATGGAAAGCAAGCATTGATGACGCTGAGTGGAGGAGATATGAGAAAAGTTCTGAATGTTCTTCAGAGTACGTGGCTTGCTTTTGGTGCAGTCACAGAAGACAATGTTTATTCTTGTGTTGGCCATCCTCTTCCAATCGACGTAAAAAATATTGTCAATTGGTTACTCAATGAGTCATATGAATTATGTTATGGCA aaATACAAGACATTAAACTGAAGAAAGGTCTCGCGTTGCAAGACATATTAACAGAGCTTCATTTATTTGTTAATAAAA TTGAATTCCCAGAATCGATACTCATCGACTTGGTGATCAAACTGGCGGAGATAGAAAAGAGAGTAGCCATCGGTTGCAGCGAAGCAGTACAGTTGAACGCACTCGTTTCAGCGTTTCAAAAAGCCCGCGATATCGAGACTTAG